AGTCTAGCTATTTTCCTACTCCCCTTCATGTCCACATTTCTGTTATGAATTGTTTGCATCTTCTGTGTTAGTTTCATTTCCCATTGCTTATTCAGTCACTCTggcttctgtttatttatttgaaaggaagttttagaaagaggaggagagacacagagagagaaaatctgccatctgctagttcactttaaatggccacagtggccagggctgggctaggccaaagccaggagcctggagcttcttcagatcTACCACTAGATGGggctccaggcacttgggccatcttttgctgctttcccaggcacactggcagggtgctggattgcaacaggagcagctggaactagaaccaacacccaaatgggatgccagcattgcagacagagcCTTGACTGGCTCCGCCACAACACTGGCTATATCACTCTGGCCTCTGCCCTGCACACTCCACCAGCGCTAAGTCTGGTGGAGACTCTATAGTCTTCATCTCATACCCCCTTTGTTTTCTCTGAGGCCCTCTTCCTTGGATTCTTTGATTTCACACCGTCTTGGTTTTCCTCTCAGTGCTTTGAGTTCTTCTGTACATTGGCTCCCATGTTCAAGGGCCTTTCCTTATTGGTTTCAATGCTGTGTCCCAAGATAATCTCATTCATTCTCGTTGCTTTAAATGCATTTAATATGCCAGTGATTCCTAATCAATAACCCCTTCAAACCTGTCTTGTATTCTGTTCCTGACTTGATGGCTATACCTGGACATTACAAGACACTAGCATGTCTAGAAAAGAATGCCCccaacagactgatggaattatgattgcTTGTGAAGGACTGTGctgttgtagcaacatggggaaaatctgttgggggtcaGAGTTTGGGGTGGAGGGCAGATCCTAttaaattgtaccacaaaatttagaaaattcaaaataaaaatataaccaaaaaaattaaaaaaagaaaaagaaaagaatgcccAAAGTCAGCTTCTCCTCCACTTTTGGTGTCTTTGTTCTTGGCCCATGATTTGCTCAAGTGAGAAACCTGGGAGCCATTATTGacattcctttcttcctctcacaTCCAGTCCATCATGATGCCCTTTTGGTTCTGCCTTGTGTATGCTTCTGAAATCAGTCCAGCTTTTTGCCTGCTGCTCTCTTGGTATGGAACATTACCTTACCTGAACAACTGTGGTGACCTTGTAACTAGTCTCCCTAATCCCACTATTGCGTCTGTTCGCCTTCGGTTCTCAAAGTTAAAAGAGTAGTGTTTCAATTTATTTGTAAGCTGCATAATCTCCCCCCTCAATGCTCTGCTTTCTgcctaagaataaaataaaattgcttttttaaaaatttattttcacttgatttaaaagcagagagatagataAGACAGTCATAGAGAAATTGTTcgtccactggtttgctttccCAAGTAGTTACAAAACCCAGGGCTGGCCAGCCTGAAGCAGgtgatagcaggggcccaagcccttgaggcATCACTTGCTGTCTGAgtaggaggctggaatcagaaatggagcaggaaaCTCAGACCCAGCACTCTGCAATAAGGTGTAAGTGTCCCAAGAAGCTTCAAATGCCATCTCCGTCATGATCTCCCTGATGGCTTTCTAAACTCACCTCttacttttaaatatatgtgatttactctgaaacacagagaaattgagaaagagaaaaagtatTTCCTTTATTGATTCATTGCACGAATGCCCAAaatagctggggttgggtcaggccaattCTGGGAGATGAGAACTGATTTCGGTGCGGGGGACCTATCTACtttaaccatcacctgctgcctgttaGAGTgtacacgagcaggaagctggagtcaggagctgaggcAGAATTCCAGCTCAGAAACTCGggtatgagatgtgggtgtctcaCGCAGTGATATGTTAACCTCTGCCGCAAACACCCAGCCTTCCTCTTGCTGTGCTGCAGCAAGCCGTTctgaaagtcttcaccttgccgTTGCTATTCTTTCAGCAAGAAaggtttccctccctccctggttttcTCCCCATCCCTCACCCTTATCTTTGCAACTTTTCTCTCATTCTTCAGAGTTCTGTTTCACAATTACCTATATACAGAGCCCTCTGATTAATCAGAAGTTTTCTTATAGGATTcccttgtttaagatttatttttatttgaatggcagatttacagagagaaggacagagagctcttccatctgctggctcatgacccaaatggcagcaatggccggagctgagtcggtccaaagctgggagcctggagcttgttctaggtttcccatgtgggtgcaggggctggccgaaggatttgagtcatcctctgctgctttcccaggctataagcagggcgctggatgggcagtggagcagccgggacatgaactgtacatatgtgggatactggtgctagcaggtggaggactagcatgttgagccactgtgctggccccaggattCCCCTATTCTTTATAACACACCATTGGCACCAATCTGTGATTATGTCTTTACTTTTTGTGTAgctgccacctcctccccacaGGTCTCCTGTGTTTCTTATTCCATTTTTAGTGCCTATGCCAAACAGGTACTTTATGAATAAATATTAGTTGAATTAGTGAATTAATTCGATAGATGTAAATCAATCTTATGTCATACTGTTTAAATGTTAAGAATGAGATGACTAAAATATAGCACTTGTCACATATAGAATGAGGAAAGCAGCTAAGTGACAAAAAATTACGGTATAGCATAGAAGAGCTAAGGGAAAGGAATTCGTTGTGCAAGTTGCTGAGGAACACAATGGCAAAGCACCTCGCCTGGACTTGGGGAGTCAGGAATGATTTTCTGAAGAAAGTGACATTTCCATGGCGGACCTGAAACGTAAGTGGGCATTGGTGGACATCAGTCAGGCAAGCGAATCTCAGTGGACAGAACATGTGGCTTTGCAGAAGCCAAAGCAGCCTCTCTGATGATCGAATCACAAGCAGTTGCAGAGAGTGTATTGGAAGGTGTGAGCTTGTTCGGACAGTTTAAGGAGTTTAGACTTCATTGCTGCACAATAGAGAACTGTTGAAGGAATTTAAGTGGGGAGTAGTGACAAGAACAAGTCTGTGTTTTAGAAATGTCATTCTTGCTACCAGAGTTGTAAGAGATGGATGAGAAGGTCCAAGTGAGGAGACGGGGACAGTAAGGAGATGATGCCATATTCCAAGAGATTAGTAGTGGCCTGAattggaggcagcagcagctttgTAGCTGGAGAAAAGGGAATAAGATATTTGGGCGACAGTCCTGACATCAATACTGATTAAATATGGAAGAGAGTGCAATCCCAGACAAATGTGTTAAGAGGTGAGTCAGGGCCAAGATGGAAGAGCTGCAAGTAGACAAGAGATGCCCTACGTGGAAGGTTTCCTGGAGGAAGATTTAGgggaggcaaaggaaatgaagggTGAGTGTGTCTGAATGTAGGCATCCCTGTACTATGCACTTGACCCAGACTATTTTAGATTCTCCAAGTAACCATTTGAGGTAGGAATTATTACCCCCATAATTACAAATTaggaaactgagactcagagaTTGTATGAATTGTTCAAAGGCACATGGCTGGGGAGAGGTAGAGCCATGTTTGAAACTTGATCTAATCCCAATCCTGTGCTTCTAAACAGAGCACTCTGCTCAGGGGTCAGTCTACCGACTTCAGCTTGCTCCTCCCAATCACTACTCCACCTGACCCTTAGCAAGGGTGACAGTGGGGGGCAGGTCACCGAGAGGCATGTGACAGgttgggaggaggcagggaatgTGGCCCTTCCTGCTGCTGACCATCTCTTTGTCCGCAGGCCGCTGTAAGCAGCAGGAGCCATTTGTGAGCACCATGGCAAAGAGGGAGGACAGTCCTGGCCCAGAGGTCCAGCCAATGGACAAGCAGTTCCTGGTGTGCAGCATCTGCCTGGATCGGTACCGGTGTCCCAAGGTTCTGCCTTGCCTGCATACCTTCTGTGAGAGGTGAGGAGCCAGTGTACTGGGGAGGATGAATACGTCACACCCCACCCGCTCAGAGGGGCATGGAGTATGTCAGTCTAAATAGATAAGGGAAATATGCATGAAATATGCATGCGTGGGAGAGGAGTAGGGAACCCCAGCCTCCAGGAGATAACCCCAGCCTCCAAGAGTTGTGAGAGGACCAGGACCTTTATACTGGACATGGTCCCTGCCTAGAAAAGGGCCTTCTCTGGTCCTTCCCAACTCCTAAAGCAGAGACTTGGAGAGTGTTGGAACTCTCAGCCAGCTGTTTGACCAGCAGAGTTTGTGACTAGTGGAAGGATATTTGAAACCAGGTCTGTTCTTCCCTGTCTACTCTCATTGTTATCCTTAGTCACAGAGTGAAAGGCAACCCTTCCCTACTTTCAGGGTTCTATCCATCATTCAttaattcaataaatgtttatttaatgagCAGCTATTATGTGCCCGAGCCTGTCACGGGCAGCTGGATATGCAGTGATGAGCAAGTCCGGATAGGATCTTTACTCTTAAAGATCTTGCAGTGTGGCGAAGAAGAAAGAAACCCAGTAACCTAAGGCCAAATTATAGACTACTACAATATGGTACTCTTAGGAAGGGCTGCAAATGAAGTGCTAAGCTGTGAGAGCTTCACATAGGAAATCTGCTACAGTTTAGAGAATAGGAGAGGGCTTCTGTGAGGTCCTAGTCAGAGAACGAGTTGTAGTTAACTGAATAAATGAGTTGGAAGCACCTAGGCAGAATAACATGAGGGAATGTGCTAGGTCAGAGGGTCTAGTGAAAACCTGGCTGGTGAGTGGCTGGTGTTTCAAGGCATGCCTGAGAAATTACGATACCAATAGCTACCATGTATTGATCAGTTGCTCACTGTTTTCCAGACTTTCTAAGTGATTTACATGGCCCTCACAGCAGTACTTTATTATCCCTGTGATAAAGGGGAGGAAACTAAGGTTCAGGATCATTAAGTAGTTAAGGAATATTTCCAAGGCAACACAGTAAACAAGTAACTGTGGTCTGAATCCAGGTTTGAGTGCAAAGTCTTCCCTACTAACCAGCACTTAACATTAATCCCTTGGTCCCAGCTCTCAAAGAATTTATGCTTGAGTGGACAATGACTAATGGTAAGCAAGCAAATAGACGAGAGGGAGTAGCTTATGCTAAGTGTTTGTCAGGAAATACACAGAGGGTAAGTGGACCCCAAACTATTCCACACTGTCGTCAAGGAGGGCTTCTCAGAGACGGTgacatttttgtttaaagatgtatttattttttttgggctcggcagtgtggcctagtggctaaggtcctcgccttgatcccatatggccgctggttctaatcccggcagctccacttcctctctatctctcctcctctcagtatatctgactttgtaataaaaataaaataaatctttaaaaaaaaaaaagatatatttatttttattggaaagtcagatttacagagagaaggagagacagagagaaatatcttctgtctgctagttcactccccaggtggctgccatggctggaactgagctgatccaaagccaagagccaggagcttcttccaagtcatccacataggtgcagggtctcaaggccttgggccttcctcagcagccttcccaggccacaagcagggatctggatgggaagtagagcagctgggacttgaaccggcgcctatatggggtGCTGACACATACAAAGTAAGgttttagcaactaggctaccacactgggctcagaTGGTGACATTTAATCTGAGTCCTGAAAATGAGGAGGAAATAGACATAGCACGTTGTTTCAAGCAATGAGAATTCTGCAGAATGGTCTGAAGGAATAGGTGACCAAGATGTGCTGAGAAACCAGACAAGTAGCCAGTGCGTGTGGCTCACTAAAGTGTAAAGTGGAGTGAGGGGAACTGAGAATGCTGGGACAGTTCACTGGGGAGCTTAGAAGCTTTTGAAGAGTGTTTGGCTTATTCACACTGCAATGGAAAATCGTTggaggattttgttttttagggtgtatttgtttatttgaaaggcagtttataGCAAGAGAGGGAGCAACAGAGAACTATCTTTtatccagtggtttactccccagatggctgcaatgaccagggtggggccaggctgaagccggaagcctAGAGCTTCAACTGCATCCTGCACTTGGGTGGCAGGcttccaagtgcttgagccactcgCTGCTGCTTTGACAGgtgcatagcagggagctggatcagcagtggagcagccaggactcaaaccagtactcattTGGGATattgacattgcaggtggcagtttaacctgcttGCTTGCCCCAAGATTTTACTTCTCCAAACAAggcacacatttgtttttaaagcttgCTCTAGCTGTTGTATGGAGTGGATGATAGCGGAGTGAGAAAGGCAACAGGAGACCAGTAAGGAAGCTGTTGCAAGGCAGGCAGTGCTAAGAAACAGAAGGTGTTGATGAGTTCCAAGACGTTTGCAGGGGAAATGCTAGATTCACTGATCCAGGAGAGCTGCCTGGGACTTGAAtgggaactcagatttcagatttggTGAAGTAACACTGGTTGCGAAATGGGCAGTGACAGGAGCACAGGAGTGGACAGTTGCAGGAAAGAGTGTTGGAGGTAAGGAGGTGAAAGAATTATAAAATCATGTTGGTGGATGGGCCGTCTTGTGTGTGTCACAGATCCTGAGAGTGATGGCAGAATGTTTTTgtgtgtggaggtggggaggtACAGAAGAAGGAAGAACCACTAGAAAAATACCAGCAACAGGGGAGCTGGAGTAGTTCCCTGGAGACCATAACAAGGAGGCATGGTCTAGACAGAGCAGGCACTTTGAAAGAGCTGAAGACGAAGTGTTCAGACACGTTCCAGttaggaggagggggaggaaaccATCCTACCTTCTGGCCCTAAGGAATGCGGAATATGAGGGAAAAGCCACTCTCCTCTTCAGAGGACTGAAGGGGAAACTAGGTCACAGTTAACGAACTTCATATTTGCAAAGCACTTAGGATGGAGCCTGGCACATAGTGtttgttaaattttaattaattaagatCAGAAGGTACAGGGAACATTAAGAGACTGCAGATAGGCGAGCGTGCACAGTGCAGATCTTCCCTCCACAGATTTGCAGTCTCCAAACACAGCTGCCTTTAGCTCTCATGACTGTTTCTAGGAAGCATCcccccttctcccctccagtGATGATCCCAGCCATCACCATCCCTCTTTGCAGTCCTCCAAGTGAGGTGCTTTcttccccagctgctttcccctTCTCTTTGCTCAGAGGTTGAGGCTATCCACTCTTTATCTTTCAGCCAGCTGGATCCATCCCCTGGCCCCAGACCTTGTCCTGTCTTCTAGTCTTTTTCACTCACTCCCCCTCTACTGGTTCCTTCTCAATTTATAAACATGCTCAAAACTCCCATTGCAAGTGGATAAAAACCCTTTGTCCCCTTGTCCTGCTGTAGCACCATCCACCCCCTCAGTCCTCTTTCATTCAAGCTCACATTCCCTACCACTCCCTGTACTGTTTCCCTAGCAGACAAACGTACCCTCACATTTACCATGTTCAGTGGGTGTGTTCTAATCCTCACCCTGCTTCACCTCAGCTTCTTTCTTACACCAGTGACTACTCCTCACTCTGTCTGCAAATGGCACTGCTCTCTTTGCTGCCCACATCCCGTCGTTCTTCCCACCTCTGTTCATTCTCTCTTCATTATTTGCTGAgtgttttgtctctctctcccatcaCTGTCTACTTCTTGGCTGATCTCATCTTTTGTCATGACTATACTGACCATTGAAGTGACACCCTTTGGTCTCTTACCTGCTGTCTCCCCGACTGGTTCCCTCCACCTGGATATGTCACTGCCATAGCAAATCCAACCAGGTCAAGGCTGAATTTGTACCATGCTTCTCATCTTAGGGAATGTCACCTCTGTCATCCAGTTAGCTAAGCTGAGAAGCTGTGAATCAACCAAGCATCCTCTTTTACCCTCTGCATCTAATCAGAAAATACCTCCCTACCTGCTGTACTTCTTAAATACTTCTCAAATTTGTTCCTGCCTCCAATAATTTTCATTGCTGTGGGCTAAGTCCAGGTTCAGAAAAAGCAGATGGTCCAAGGCAACAGAGCTACTGAGAACTGGAGCTTGCATTCCAGTGCAAAGCAAAGTACTTGCCTAACCAGTAGactctagcagctatctaggccAGAGAGACAGAGGCCTGGGTTTATTCATAGTATAGAAAGTATAAAGCATcgtgcctggcacacaggtgcCTCATACAGTGTAACTGGATGACAGTGGTAGTGTTGGCCATCTCAGTCCCTTCAAGTTCGTCCTCCATCCTCCATCCAGAGGTGGTGAGGAGGAGCTTAGTGAGCTGTGAACCTTGCCCTAATGCCCTGTTCCTTATATTCTCTCACCATTGCTTACCTTGGACTTTGTCTCCAGCCATATTTAATTGCATATACTTTCCTGCCCACGGCATGCTTTCTCTTGCTGCTTTCTATATTGGGAACACCCTTGCTCCTCTTCCTACACCTTTATTTCATCGGGCTGACAATAATTTACCCATGAAGATACAGTTTATGTCACCATCACCTCCTCTGAAGTCTTTCCTGACCATCTTCTCCACTCATCCTGAGCTGATGTTCTTGCTTATCACTGCATCTAACTGGAATTCTTATAGAAGGATAAGTAATACTAGTAGCCAGCCATATATAGTGCTTTTGAGTCAGGCATTCTACATTTAATCCTCTTTAAATGTAAAAAAGTACTTTACATTTAATCCTCTAATACCCTGGGAAGTCTGCACTTTGTCCATCTTCTAGAGAGCCTTTGGCTCATGAAAGTTGACTAACTTGTGAGGGGCGACTCATAAGTAGCTTGGCACTTGGGGGTTAACCCTGGAGTATCCTTGCACCAGGATTTATTCCTTTGTTATACCATTCACTTCTCTGGAATCTGTGTAATGcactgggttttatttttttatccccAGAAGTTGGCACAAGTTTGACTGCCTAGTCACTAAATGTTTAATGAgttaagtgtatgtgtgtgtggtgggggctggTTGTACATTCTCTATGGGAAGGATTTGTCAACACTTGTGAAATGTGAACCTGCATGTCTGCCTGCTGTGAGGAATGCAGGTCTATCTGTTCTGAGAGAGGTCGTGAGAGGTGAGTCCTCGTACACCTGCTGGCAGATGAGATGTGCATCTCAGCCAGAGATTCCAAAACCAAGTGAAGAGGGGTCAACACCCGTGGGAGGTGTAAACAAGGGATGCTAATGTTTCTCCCCCTCCGCTATCCCCTCCTGCCTGGTCAGATGCCTCCAGAACTACATCCCTGCTCAGAGCTTGACGCTGTCCTGTCCAGTGTGCCGGCAGACGTCCATCCTCCCGGAGCAGGGCGTCTCGGCACTGCAGAACAACTTCTTCATCAGCAGCCTCATGGAGGCCATGCAGCAGGCACCTGATGGGGCCCATGACCCTGAGGACCCCCACCCCCTCAGTGCAGTGGCTGGCCGCCCTCTCTCCTGCCCCAACCATGAAGGCAAGGTGGGCCCAAGCGAGGCCCAGTGAGGCCAGGACttagggtgggaggaggaggaggaaaagtggTGGGTGGACTGTGTGGCTGTAGGTAGGAAGGGTGTATCTCTGGGGATGTGGTCCGGGTACTAGGTATATTTGGTGAGAGGCAAGAAGGACAGATGGGAGGAGTGGTACAAAAAAGGGTGATGTGTAGCTGTTACCTAACTGGAACCCTTGTACCGCCAGACGATGGAGTTCTACTGTGAGGCCTGTGAGACTGCCATGTGTGGCGAGTGCCGTGCAGGGGAACACCGGGAACATGGCACCGTGCTGTTGCGAGATGTGGTGGAGCAGCACAAGGCAGCCCTTCAGCGCCAGCTTGAAGCTGTGCGTGGCAGGTAGGTGCTGGGCAGAAACCTGGGTTGGGTGGGCTGTGTCTcagccctgggggagggagagaaaagggtcAGGGAGGGTACCCAAAGGGTACCGAGGGGCAGGCGGTGGTTTAGTGAGAGCATCCCCAGCCAGTCTAGTATGAACTGTTTCCTTTCCCCAGATTGCCGCAGCTATCAGCAGCTATCGCCTTAGTAGGGGGCATCAGCCAGCAGCTACAGGAGCGCAaggcagaggccctggcccagatCAGTGCAGCCTTTGAGGACCTGGAGCAGGCCCTGCAGCAGCGCAAGCAGGCTCTGGTCAGTGACCTGGAGACCATTTGCGGAGCCAAGCAGAAGGTGGGTCTGCTCACCCTCCCCCACTATGCTCCCCGAGATGATCTCATTGCCTTCATTGCATTCCTGCCTTGCCCCAGCCCACCTTTTGCTTCCTGTGTGGCCCGAAGGTGCCACAGGCATCTGTGTCCCTTGTCCTCCTGCACTGTCGTGTATTTCTTCCATGCCACAGCACCACACGTTCATCAGTAATCGCAGAGACTGCGTCTGCGCCAGGCTGCTCACTCGCCCTTCCCCTTCGCCCTGCTCAGGTGTTACAGTCCCAGTTAGATACCCTGCGCCAGGGGCAGGAGCACAtcggcagcagctgcagcttcgCGGAGCAGGCCCTGCgcctgggctcagctccagagGTGTTGCTGGTGCGGAAGCACATGAGAGAGCGACTGGCAGCGCTGGCGGCCCAGGCTTTCCCAGAACGGCCACATGAGAATGCACAGCTGGAACTGGTCCTTGAGGTTGACGGGCTGCGGCGCTCAGTGCTCAACTTGGGCGCCTTGCTCACTACCAGCGCCACTGCACACGAGACAGTGGCCACAGGCGAGGGCCTGCGCCAGGCACTGGTGGGCCAGCCTGCCTCGCTCACGGTCACGACCAAAGACAAAGATGGACGGCTGGTGCGCACTGGCAGTGCCGAGCTGCGTGCCGAGATCACAGGCCCTGATGGCACTCGCCTTCCTGTGCCTGTGGTGGACCACAAGAATGGCACGTATGAGCTAGTGTATACTGCGCGCACCGAAGGTGAGCTGCTGCTCTCAGTGCTGCTCTACGGACAGCCGGTGCGCGGCAGCCCCTTCCGCGTGCGTGCCCTGCGCCCAGGG
The sequence above is a segment of the Ochotona princeps isolate mOchPri1 chromosome 4, mOchPri1.hap1, whole genome shotgun sequence genome. Coding sequences within it:
- the TRIM3 gene encoding tripartite motif-containing protein 3 isoform X1; translated protein: MAKREDSPGPEVQPMDKQFLVCSICLDRYRCPKVLPCLHTFCERCLQNYIPAQSLTLSCPVCRQTSILPEQGVSALQNNFFISSLMEAMQQAPDGAHDPEDPHPLSAVAGRPLSCPNHEGKTMEFYCEACETAMCGECRAGEHREHGTVLLRDVVEQHKAALQRQLEAVRGRLPQLSAAIALVGGISQQLQERKAEALAQISAAFEDLEQALQQRKQALVSDLETICGAKQKVLQSQLDTLRQGQEHIGSSCSFAEQALRLGSAPEVLLVRKHMRERLAALAAQAFPERPHENAQLELVLEVDGLRRSVLNLGALLTTSATAHETVATGEGLRQALVGQPASLTVTTKDKDGRLVRTGSAELRAEITGPDGTRLPVPVVDHKNGTYELVYTARTEGELLLSVLLYGQPVRGSPFRVRALRPGDLPPSPDDVKRRVKSPGGPGSHVRQKAVRRPSSMYSTGGKRKDNPIEDELVFRVGSRGREKGEFTNLQGVSAASSGRIVVADSNNQCIQVFSNEGQFKFRFGVRGRSPGQLQRPTGVAVDTNGDIIVADYDNRWVSIFSPEGKFKTKIGAGRLMGPKGVAVDRNGHIIVVDNKSCCVFTFQPNGKLVGRFGGRGATDRHFAGPHFVAVNNKNEIVVTDFHNHSVKVYSADGEFLFKFGSHGEGNGQFNAPTGVAVDSNGNIIVADWGNSRIQVFDSSGSFLSYINTSAEPLYGPQGLALTSDGHVVVADAGNHCFKAYRYLQ
- the TRIM3 gene encoding tripartite motif-containing protein 3 isoform X2, whose protein sequence is MGPMTLRTPTPSVQWLAALSPAPTMKTMEFYCEACETAMCGECRAGEHREHGTVLLRDVVEQHKAALQRQLEAVRGRLPQLSAAIALVGGISQQLQERKAEALAQISAAFEDLEQALQQRKQALVSDLETICGAKQKVLQSQLDTLRQGQEHIGSSCSFAEQALRLGSAPEVLLVRKHMRERLAALAAQAFPERPHENAQLELVLEVDGLRRSVLNLGALLTTSATAHETVATGEGLRQALVGQPASLTVTTKDKDGRLVRTGSAELRAEITGPDGTRLPVPVVDHKNGTYELVYTARTEGELLLSVLLYGQPVRGSPFRVRALRPGDLPPSPDDVKRRVKSPGGPGSHVRQKAVRRPSSMYSTGGKRKDNPIEDELVFRVGSRGREKGEFTNLQGVSAASSGRIVVADSNNQCIQVFSNEGQFKFRFGVRGRSPGQLQRPTGVAVDTNGDIIVADYDNRWVSIFSPEGKFKTKIGAGRLMGPKGVAVDRNGHIIVVDNKSCCVFTFQPNGKLVGRFGGRGATDRHFAGPHFVAVNNKNEIVVTDFHNHSVKVYSADGEFLFKFGSHGEGNGQFNAPTGVAVDSNGNIIVADWGNSRIQVFDSSGSFLSYINTSAEPLYGPQGLALTSDGHVVVADAGNHCFKAYRYLQ